A single Gemmatimonadota bacterium DNA region contains:
- the larA gene encoding nickel-dependent lactate racemase produces MNITLDYHKSGLEVSVPDENLAVVLKMRETPPLDDPVTSTREALQRPVAGPPLAEIARGRRNACVVVSDITRPVPHDIILPPLLECLEQSGIRPEDITLLVATGLHAPMDEEQLRETLTGDVVDRYPVVNHVARSGNEQADLGATSTGIPIRVDRRYVESDLKVLTGLIEAHFMAGYSGGRKLVAPGLVGVETIEHLHGPGILEHPNATTGVLDGNPLHEAALEIARRAGVDFILNVAMDEDRQITGVFAGELDRAHRHGVRHVDGMVVASVEEPVDIVVTSSAGYPLDTTFYQAVKGMVGVLDILKEGGSIVIAAGCADGIGSAEFEELLRKTTDIDAFIHWIQQPGVFTIDQWEIEELVKALKKGRVYLYTDGLSDDDVRDCLVEPIPSVEAGITRALKRHGAGATIAVVPRGPYVIPRVVPGQDAAG; encoded by the coding sequence GTGAACATCACCCTCGACTACCATAAATCCGGCCTCGAGGTAAGCGTCCCGGACGAAAATCTGGCCGTTGTCCTCAAGATGCGGGAAACGCCTCCGCTCGATGATCCGGTGACCTCGACCCGGGAGGCCCTGCAGCGACCTGTGGCCGGTCCGCCCCTTGCGGAAATCGCCCGGGGCCGCCGCAACGCGTGCGTGGTCGTTTCCGACATCACCCGACCCGTCCCCCACGACATTATCCTGCCGCCGCTCCTTGAATGCCTGGAGCAAAGCGGGATCAGACCGGAGGACATCACCCTCCTGGTCGCCACGGGGCTGCACGCCCCCATGGACGAGGAACAGCTTCGCGAGACCCTGACCGGCGACGTGGTGGACCGGTATCCCGTCGTCAACCACGTCGCCCGCAGTGGGAACGAACAGGCCGACCTGGGCGCCACCAGCACAGGGATCCCTATCCGCGTGGACCGCAGATACGTGGAAAGCGACCTCAAGGTGCTGACCGGGCTGATCGAGGCGCACTTCATGGCCGGGTACTCGGGCGGACGCAAGCTGGTCGCGCCCGGACTCGTGGGCGTGGAGACGATCGAGCATCTTCACGGACCCGGTATCCTGGAGCATCCCAACGCCACGACGGGTGTGCTCGACGGCAACCCCCTTCACGAGGCCGCGCTGGAAATCGCCCGGCGGGCCGGGGTGGATTTCATCCTCAACGTGGCCATGGATGAGGACCGCCAGATCACCGGGGTGTTTGCCGGCGAGCTCGACCGGGCGCATCGGCACGGCGTCCGCCACGTGGACGGCATGGTCGTGGCCTCCGTCGAAGAACCGGTGGACATCGTCGTGACCTCGTCGGCCGGCTATCCCCTGGACACCACCTTCTACCAGGCCGTGAAGGGCATGGTCGGCGTGCTGGACATCCTGAAAGAAGGCGGATCCATCGTCATCGCCGCGGGATGCGCAGACGGGATCGGCAGCGCGGAGTTCGAAGAACTGCTTCGGAAGACGACGGACATCGACGCCTTCATCCACTGGATTCAGCAACCGGGCGTGTTCACCATCGACCAGTGGGAGATCGAGGAACTGGTCAAGGCGCTGAAGAAGGGCCGGGTGTATCTTTACACGGACGGGCTGAGTGACGACGACGTCCGGGACTGCCTGGTCGAGCCCATTCCGTCCGTCGAGGCCGGCATCACACGGGCACTGAAGCGTCACGGCGCCGGCGCCACCATCGCGGTCGTTCCAAGAGGGCCTTATGTGATCCCCAGGGTAGTGCCCGGACAGGACGCAGCCGGTTAG